One window from the genome of Candidatus Rickettsiella isopodorum encodes:
- the pcnB gene encoding polynucleotide adenylyltransferase PcnB: MPRAEHTISRKDISHNALKVLYRLNQHKYSAYLVGGCLRDILLNQKPKDFDIVTNASPENIKKLFRNCLLIGRRFRLAHIRFGREILEVSTFRAQSKKKSFKHRKIATHGMLLRDNVYGTIEEDVWRRDFTMNALYYNIADFSLVDYCGGLADIQNKIVRIIGEPRLRYQEDPVRLLRAIRFAGKLDFQLDAATAEPIQELAPLLRHVPPARLFEEVLKLFHHGQALKNYQLLQQYHLINELFPRPEQDEFDDTTDRLLELACKNTDKRIQQGKTVSPAFLFAVFLWPTVQTKAQQLIAQHTPTFIAYQHAVSYALSKQQKLITIPRRYSTTIREIWDLQHRLLQRRPFMLHRLMNHPRFRAAYDFLLLRAKMKEIDVEIAHWWARFLEADDDTRKQLIQAATQAPRGAKRPRRGRTI; encoded by the coding sequence ATTCCTAGGGCTGAACATACTATTTCCCGCAAGGATATTAGTCATAATGCGCTAAAGGTTCTATACCGACTCAATCAACATAAATACAGTGCCTATTTAGTGGGTGGATGTTTACGTGATATTTTACTGAATCAAAAACCTAAGGACTTTGACATTGTCACCAATGCCAGTCCTGAAAATATCAAAAAACTTTTTCGCAATTGCTTATTGATTGGCAGACGTTTTCGTCTCGCGCATATACGCTTTGGCCGAGAAATCCTTGAAGTCAGCACCTTTCGAGCCCAAAGCAAAAAAAAATCCTTTAAACATCGTAAGATTGCTACGCATGGCATGTTATTACGCGATAATGTCTACGGAACTATCGAAGAAGATGTTTGGCGGCGAGATTTTACTATGAATGCCCTCTACTACAACATCGCTGATTTTTCTTTAGTCGATTACTGTGGTGGACTCGCCGATATACAAAATAAAATAGTACGCATTATTGGCGAACCCCGGCTGCGTTATCAAGAAGATCCCGTTCGGCTATTACGGGCTATTCGCTTTGCTGGGAAATTAGATTTCCAATTAGATGCAGCCACAGCAGAACCGATACAAGAACTGGCTCCTCTACTTCGGCATGTACCCCCAGCCCGTTTATTTGAAGAAGTCCTTAAACTTTTTCATCATGGCCAAGCTTTAAAAAACTATCAATTACTTCAACAATATCACTTAATCAATGAATTATTTCCTCGACCCGAGCAAGATGAGTTTGACGACACCACCGACAGACTTCTAGAACTGGCCTGTAAAAATACCGATAAACGTATCCAACAAGGGAAAACCGTTTCACCGGCATTTTTATTTGCTGTGTTTTTATGGCCTACCGTACAAACCAAAGCTCAACAACTTATTGCACAACATACACCAACATTTATTGCCTATCAGCATGCAGTAAGCTACGCACTGAGTAAACAGCAAAAACTGATTACCATCCCACGTCGTTATAGTACCACCATTCGAGAAATTTGGGATTTACAACATCGATTATTACAACGCCGCCCTTTTATGCTGCACCGTTTAATGAACCATCCACGCTTTCGTGCCGCTTATGATTTTTTATTGTTGCGTGCCAAAATGAAGGAAATTGATGTCGAAATAGCCCATTGGTGGGCACGTTTTTTAGAAGCGGATGATGACACCAGAAAACAATTAATACAAGCCGCAACTCAAGCACCCCGAGGAGCCAAACGTCCCAGACGAGGAAGAACAATATGA
- the pgi gene encoding glucose-6-phosphate isomerase, whose product MNGIESGLTQSDSWKNLKQHFLQIKKTPLAELFLNDPLRVKKFSLTEKNLYFDYSKNPIVEKTLTLLVQLANNAHLKQHINNLFSGACVNTTQQLPALHTALRDPRKKGLIVNGEDILVQIHATLNKMQRVVDQIHQHQWHGFSGKKITDIVNLGIGGSDLGPLMAFQALKPLQQNSLRFHFISQIDERTLSNLLKKINFETSLFIITSKSFSTCETLLNATTLVKLFQEKFTSASIKQHFLAVTCQIEKAITFGIDPDHVFPLWDWVGGRYSLWSAVGLSIALAIGMPNFRELLNGGHAMDQHFFRQPWLSNIPVLLGLLSIWQVNFFQSSAHAILPYDSGLKYFPAYLQQLEMESNGKSTRINGEPVNYATCPIIFGDIGLNAQHAFNQLFHQGTAHFSADFICTLRDPKLNIQHHQHVIASALSQSKAFMEGYYSNISYKNLPGNHANNMLALNELNPFSLGLLIALYEHKVFVQSVIWQINPFDQWGVEFGKQLNKKIYQSLNNPRNQQLTERFDSSTQELIELYQQINS is encoded by the coding sequence ATGAATGGAATCGAATCCGGATTGACTCAGTCGGATAGCTGGAAAAACTTAAAACAACATTTTTTACAAATAAAAAAAACACCGCTCGCAGAATTATTTTTAAATGATCCATTACGCGTTAAAAAATTTAGCCTAACAGAAAAAAACTTATATTTTGATTATTCAAAAAATCCTATAGTTGAAAAAACACTGACTCTGTTAGTTCAATTGGCAAATAATGCCCATCTGAAACAACATATTAATAATTTATTTTCCGGAGCCTGCGTCAATACGACACAACAACTTCCAGCCTTACATACTGCATTACGGGACCCAAGAAAAAAAGGATTAATTGTGAATGGTGAAGATATTTTAGTCCAAATTCACGCCACCTTAAACAAAATGCAACGCGTCGTAGACCAAATTCATCAGCACCAATGGCATGGCTTTAGCGGAAAAAAAATAACCGATATCGTCAATTTAGGAATAGGCGGCTCAGATTTAGGACCCTTAATGGCCTTCCAGGCACTGAAACCCTTGCAACAAAACTCGCTACGTTTTCATTTTATTTCTCAAATCGATGAACGCACATTATCAAATTTATTAAAAAAAATAAACTTCGAAACTAGTTTATTTATTATTACCAGCAAATCTTTTAGCACCTGTGAAACTCTTTTAAATGCAACCACGCTAGTAAAGTTATTTCAAGAAAAGTTTACTTCCGCATCGATTAAACAACATTTTTTAGCCGTCACTTGTCAAATCGAAAAAGCTATCACTTTTGGTATCGATCCTGATCATGTATTTCCACTTTGGGATTGGGTTGGTGGCCGCTATTCATTATGGTCGGCTGTTGGGTTATCGATTGCCTTAGCCATCGGCATGCCAAATTTCCGCGAACTGCTCAATGGAGGTCATGCGATGGATCAACATTTTTTCCGTCAACCCTGGCTATCCAATATACCGGTTTTATTAGGTTTATTAAGTATCTGGCAAGTCAATTTTTTTCAATCTTCAGCTCATGCAATATTACCTTACGATAGTGGATTAAAATATTTTCCTGCTTATTTACAACAATTAGAGATGGAAAGTAATGGTAAATCGACACGTATCAATGGTGAGCCGGTAAATTATGCCACCTGTCCGATTATTTTTGGAGACATTGGTTTAAATGCTCAACATGCTTTTAATCAATTGTTTCATCAAGGGACTGCGCATTTTTCAGCTGATTTTATTTGCACTCTACGTGATCCCAAACTTAATATTCAGCATCATCAACACGTCATCGCCAGTGCTTTAAGTCAAAGTAAAGCTTTTATGGAAGGTTACTACAGCAATATTAGTTACAAAAATCTGCCTGGAAATCATGCTAATAATATGTTGGCGTTGAATGAACTTAATCCTTTTAGTTTAGGATTACTGATCGCGCTTTACGAACATAAAGTATTCGTGCAAAGTGTCATCTGGCAGATTAATCCCTTTGATCAATGGGGTGTTGAATTCGGCAAACAATTAAATAAAAAGATTTATCAAAGTTTAAATAACCCTAGAAACCAACAACTCACTGAACGTTTTGACTCTTCAACACAAGAGCTAATCGAACTCTATCAACAGATTAATAGCTAA
- a CDS encoding TIGR00730 family Rossman fold protein codes for MDAADSKPFSSAKVEVKKRSRQKVAWPAYELAFLDHDFLLHKSLRSVRLQLELLKPELSQQKLKIESTIVVFGSARVVDPEVTKQQLKQVQQKLKQYPTRIATRRTEKLLKNQLEKGKYYQEAQRFSQIVSERCQKNRRRHFVIVTGGGPGIMEAANRGAQDVKAKSIGLNIVLPHEQTHNPYISPELCFQFHYFAIRKMHFLIRARALVCFPGGYGTLDELFEALTLLQTKKIKPIPLLLFGKKYWSKLIDFKFLLSEGMIDAKDLKLFHYVESAEQAWKIIAQFYNLPMK; via the coding sequence ATGGATGCTGCAGATTCCAAACCCTTTTCATCAGCAAAAGTTGAAGTTAAAAAGCGTAGTCGGCAAAAAGTAGCCTGGCCTGCCTATGAGCTGGCTTTTTTAGATCATGATTTTTTGCTGCATAAGTCACTCCGCTCAGTACGTTTACAATTGGAGTTATTGAAACCGGAGCTTTCCCAACAAAAATTAAAAATAGAGTCCACCATTGTCGTATTTGGTAGCGCGCGAGTGGTCGATCCTGAAGTAACCAAGCAACAATTAAAGCAAGTACAACAAAAATTAAAGCAATACCCCACTCGTATAGCGACCAGAAGAACAGAAAAATTGCTTAAAAATCAACTCGAAAAGGGTAAATATTACCAAGAAGCACAACGTTTTAGCCAAATAGTCTCTGAACGCTGCCAAAAAAATCGACGTCGCCATTTTGTCATTGTCACCGGCGGTGGTCCCGGTATCATGGAAGCAGCCAACCGTGGTGCACAGGATGTCAAAGCAAAAAGTATCGGTTTAAATATCGTGTTACCCCACGAGCAAACCCATAATCCTTATATTTCACCAGAACTCTGTTTTCAATTCCATTATTTTGCCATCCGAAAAATGCATTTTTTGATCCGTGCCAGAGCCTTAGTCTGCTTTCCCGGAGGCTACGGCACCTTAGATGAACTGTTCGAAGCTTTAACACTGTTACAAACCAAAAAAATCAAACCTATTCCTTTACTATTATTTGGCAAAAAATATTGGTCAAAATTAATCGATTTTAAATTTTTGCTTAGCGAAGGAATGATCGATGCCAAAGATCTAAAATTATTTCACTATGTTGAAAGTGCCGAACAAGCCTGGAAAATTATCGCTCAATTTTATAATTTACCGATGAAATAA
- the dotA gene encoding type IVB secretion system protein DotA, giving the protein MKRFLLSGFLYLFPSLLLADTLSLTPPSTDLSMSYLATIFGVVDGVLHGTGSQILGTMFGAFNSIILVMASMILSYVLFVSILNTSHEGEFLGKKWSSIWVPVRTVMGVGLLLPKATGYSFIQIMVMWVVVQGIGAADEVWNVALNYMNRNGTIVEPIQSLAPNPDSGKANNTFLINNAGSILKLETCMLAVQNALKRQNTSFVEVPSHSAGVTPSTLSVPDFMSSLSVTGKGPDGLNTGLPINYSKDTGGFITFPGKEGLINTPYNKYIGMCGNVSWNFIGKSDNDQVYNPAQLTANDSASIAARQMTLDLGGLAKSIANELVPPSAGKPVIPVHLKPEDSIFNPDALVDTGDDYLGIVKPALRSLDDEANKKYKEFIKKAKDTGWILAGSYYYNMARLNQSIKNNTGMLAIKDKLIPLFNPAYEKGSFNDIVDDNVKINLKNNLPINNGVIDQYVTAEIARAGMNNNPGLNPDPSFPANSGEQFGGTIVSGIMHIIFPRVYDFEKTFADNINKKNMDPIFALVSVGNGLVTMVEQIWISILATVAVLGGVGGVVSFFFPGPAIVAGLVAMLIVSLIMPLITIWMGVNLVLGSVLSYYVPLIPFFLFTFGAITWFAVVLEAILAAPLVALGITHPEGHDFLGKAEQSVMLLASVFLRPMLMIFGLIFGIILSYVALSVFNRGFAIAVQFLTEYNGDIFSIVYQLAMMAIYTAAILAIVNRSFAMIYEVPNKVLRWIGGPQESGHEESMLQSIRGQHDRDIGQVGQLAPNNQTISETAAAGSQMSNAMLPGNQTSASSSGGTEGGDGSPPTGGGGGSGGGVPPAGGGGGSAAGGSGASSAARTAAEVAV; this is encoded by the coding sequence ATGAAAAGGTTTCTATTAAGTGGCTTTCTTTACTTGTTTCCATCCTTGTTATTAGCGGATACCTTAAGCTTAACACCACCCAGTACCGATTTATCCATGTCGTATTTAGCGACTATTTTCGGCGTGGTGGATGGCGTATTACATGGAACAGGAAGTCAGATTTTAGGAACAATGTTTGGCGCATTTAATTCCATTATATTAGTCATGGCTTCCATGATATTAAGCTATGTCTTATTTGTATCTATCTTAAATACCTCACATGAAGGCGAATTTCTAGGTAAGAAATGGTCTTCGATTTGGGTGCCAGTTAGAACGGTTATGGGAGTTGGTTTATTATTACCTAAGGCAACCGGTTACTCCTTTATACAAATCATGGTGATGTGGGTGGTAGTACAAGGAATAGGTGCGGCGGATGAAGTTTGGAATGTCGCCTTAAATTATATGAATCGTAATGGAACTATTGTCGAGCCTATCCAATCCTTAGCACCTAATCCAGATTCTGGTAAAGCAAATAATACTTTTCTTATCAATAATGCAGGAAGTATTTTGAAATTAGAAACCTGCATGCTAGCGGTACAAAATGCTTTAAAACGTCAAAATACATCGTTTGTTGAAGTACCTTCTCATTCAGCAGGAGTTACTCCTTCAACGTTGTCTGTTCCCGATTTTATGAGTTCTCTGTCTGTGACAGGTAAAGGTCCTGATGGATTAAACACCGGTTTACCGATAAATTACTCAAAAGACACAGGTGGTTTTATAACATTTCCTGGAAAAGAAGGTTTGATCAATACACCTTACAATAAATATATCGGTATGTGTGGAAATGTTTCTTGGAACTTTATTGGAAAAAGTGATAATGACCAAGTTTATAACCCAGCACAATTGACAGCGAATGATAGTGCCAGTATTGCAGCGAGACAAATGACGTTAGATTTAGGCGGATTAGCTAAATCAATTGCGAATGAATTAGTACCCCCCTCTGCAGGAAAACCGGTAATTCCAGTTCATTTAAAGCCAGAAGATAGTATTTTTAATCCGGATGCCTTAGTGGATACGGGGGATGATTATCTTGGTATTGTAAAACCCGCTTTGCGATCCTTAGATGACGAGGCTAATAAAAAATATAAGGAATTCATCAAGAAGGCTAAAGATACAGGTTGGATACTGGCAGGAAGTTACTACTATAACATGGCGCGTTTAAATCAAAGTATCAAAAATAATACAGGAATGCTGGCTATTAAGGATAAATTGATACCTCTGTTTAATCCAGCCTACGAGAAAGGTAGTTTTAATGATATCGTTGACGATAATGTTAAAATTAATTTAAAAAATAATTTGCCGATTAATAATGGGGTTATCGACCAATATGTTACTGCCGAGATTGCCAGGGCAGGAATGAATAACAACCCAGGGCTTAATCCAGATCCTTCTTTCCCAGCTAATTCAGGAGAACAATTTGGAGGGACTATCGTATCTGGAATAATGCATATTATATTCCCGCGCGTATATGACTTCGAAAAAACGTTTGCAGATAATATAAATAAAAAAAATATGGATCCTATTTTTGCTTTAGTCTCGGTAGGAAATGGCCTAGTCACTATGGTTGAGCAAATATGGATATCTATTTTGGCCACTGTTGCAGTATTAGGGGGAGTAGGTGGTGTGGTTTCGTTTTTCTTCCCTGGGCCTGCAATTGTAGCGGGTTTGGTTGCTATGCTCATCGTATCGTTAATAATGCCATTAATTACTATTTGGATGGGAGTTAATTTGGTTCTGGGTTCGGTATTATCTTATTACGTACCGCTTATTCCATTTTTCCTATTTACGTTTGGTGCTATTACATGGTTTGCAGTCGTATTAGAGGCAATTTTAGCTGCACCATTAGTAGCATTAGGTATTACTCACCCTGAAGGGCATGACTTTTTAGGAAAGGCAGAGCAATCGGTTATGTTGCTGGCTAGCGTTTTCTTACGGCCCATGCTAATGATATTTGGTTTAATTTTCGGGATTATTTTATCCTATGTTGCGCTGTCAGTATTTAATCGTGGTTTTGCTATTGCAGTACAATTTTTAACGGAATATAACGGCGATATATTCAGTATTGTTTATCAGTTAGCGATGATGGCTATTTATACCGCCGCAATATTAGCTATTGTTAATCGTAGCTTTGCGATGATTTATGAGGTGCCAAATAAGGTACTGCGCTGGATCGGTGGCCCACAAGAAAGTGGTCATGAGGAATCCATGTTGCAGAGTATTCGCGGTCAACATGATCGTGATATAGGTCAAGTGGGTCAATTAGCACCTAACAATCAAACGATTAGTGAGACGGCTGCAGCGGGTTCACAGATGTCAAATGCTATGTTGCCAGGCAACCAAACCTCTGCTAGCAGCTCTGGCGGCACAGAGGGTGGCGATGGATCACCTCCTACTGGTGGAGGAGGAGGATCAGGTGGTGGCGTACCTCCTGCTGGCGGTGGTGGTGGATCAGCCGCAGGTGGTAGTGGTGCTAGTAGCGCTGCGAGAACTGCAGCTGAGGTAGCCGTCTGA
- the icmV gene encoding type IVB secretion system protein IcmV encodes MSFFGSIKKIIKPAVDVPKWIGYRQLVKSNRLFFGFIKKFFIPDQAKTEESFEEALLRLKLTPADLIQRSKEFTRLMKVWIFLFFLSISYGIYLFYNHALRGFFPCLGISIIILTQIFRYHFWLFQIKQRRLGCGFRDWLGSQFIIGKKK; translated from the coding sequence GTGAGTTTTTTTGGTAGTATAAAAAAAATAATTAAGCCTGCTGTCGATGTCCCAAAGTGGATAGGCTATCGACAATTGGTTAAAAGCAACCGCTTGTTTTTCGGATTTATTAAAAAATTCTTCATTCCCGATCAAGCTAAGACCGAGGAATCCTTTGAAGAAGCACTATTACGTCTTAAGCTGACTCCAGCTGATTTAATTCAACGTAGCAAAGAATTTACACGTTTGATGAAGGTATGGATTTTTCTTTTCTTTCTTAGCATTAGCTATGGCATTTATCTTTTTTATAATCATGCTTTGCGAGGGTTTTTTCCTTGTCTAGGCATTAGTATTATTATTTTAACGCAAATTTTTCGCTATCATTTTTGGCTTTTTCAAATTAAACAGCGTCGTTTAGGTTGTGGTTTTCGTGATTGGTTGGGCAGTCAATTTATTATTGGAAAGAAAAAATAA
- the icmW gene encoding type IVB secretion system protein IcmW, with product MPDLTHKGSHLYWKHYQDPLIYRVLCFMESVESWTKDGDDALEASILELGKELNDIDKVDLDKLSQQALFIRLGNHLGMSRTLHLLQALDTSHPGSAAKLLMHAEEISNGPQDEAGLFLRRNISFERLRLLARVFSQERLDFVLKALEGE from the coding sequence ATGCCCGATCTCACTCACAAAGGTTCACACCTCTATTGGAAACACTATCAAGATCCCTTGATCTATCGAGTTCTTTGTTTCATGGAAAGCGTAGAGTCTTGGACTAAAGATGGTGATGACGCGCTTGAAGCAAGCATTCTAGAGCTGGGTAAAGAACTTAATGATATCGATAAAGTCGATCTCGATAAACTCTCCCAACAAGCTTTGTTTATCCGCTTAGGTAATCATTTAGGTATGTCTCGTACCTTGCACCTCCTCCAAGCTTTAGACACGTCACATCCGGGTTCTGCTGCTAAACTGCTCATGCATGCCGAAGAAATCAGTAATGGCCCACAAGATGAAGCGGGTTTATTTTTACGTAGAAATATTAGTTTTGAACGCTTACGGCTATTGGCTAGAGTTTTTTCACAAGAACGTTTGGATTTCGTTTTAAAAGCACTAGAAGGTGAATAA
- the dxs gene encoding 1-deoxy-D-xylulose-5-phosphate synthase, producing MNDNTDKNSSTKSLLEQINSPAQLRKLTPTQLPQLATELRSFLIQTLDQCGGHFAANLGTVELTIALHYVFNTPYDHIVWDVGHQAYPHKILTGRREQLCTIRKTHGLAPFPSREESSFDSFGVGHSSTSISAALGFSVATKKNRTAQKTIAVIGDGAMTAGMAFEALNHAGDIHADLLVVLNDNDMSISNNVGALSNYFARILSSKLYSSVREGSKRILESIPSVRKLAKRTEEHVKGMLVPGTLFEELGFNYIGPIDGHDLPLLLNTLSNLRQLSGPQLVHIITTKGKGYAAAEQNPIAYHAVNPTFLTPTLPTNAYKPKPITYANIFGRWICDMAAIDDRLIAITPAMREGSDLIEFSERYPDRYFDVGIAEQHAVTFAAGLACAGQKPVVAIYSTFLQRAYDQLIHDVALQNLPVLFALDRAGIVGGDGATHHGCFDLSYLRCIPNLTIMTPSNENELRQMLYTGFQLTTPCAVRYPRGAGIGTLVKQDMSCIPIGKAEICHKGLSIALLAFGSMLRPALTVGESLGATVVNMRFVKPLDEKLLRNLAKTHGLLVSLEENVKVGGAGSAVSEFLHQQGIPCDVLILGLPDRFIEHGDPNTLLAQVDLDAATILSAIEQRLALSLTF from the coding sequence TTGAACGACAACACAGATAAAAACTCAAGTACGAAGAGTCTATTAGAACAGATTAACTCTCCCGCACAGTTACGTAAATTGACACCTACGCAATTACCACAATTAGCAACGGAGCTCAGATCATTTCTCATTCAAACGCTTGATCAATGCGGAGGTCACTTTGCTGCTAACTTAGGAACCGTGGAATTAACGATCGCTTTGCATTATGTATTTAATACGCCCTACGATCATATCGTTTGGGATGTCGGTCACCAAGCTTATCCACATAAAATACTCACCGGTCGCCGCGAACAGTTATGTACAATTCGGAAAACTCATGGTTTAGCTCCTTTTCCTTCGCGTGAAGAGAGTTCATTTGATAGTTTTGGTGTCGGTCATTCCAGTACCTCGATTAGCGCCGCATTAGGATTTAGTGTCGCAACAAAAAAAAATAGAACCGCTCAAAAAACAATTGCCGTCATAGGAGATGGGGCGATGACCGCGGGTATGGCTTTTGAAGCCTTAAATCACGCAGGCGATATCCATGCGGATCTTTTAGTGGTACTGAATGATAATGACATGTCGATCTCCAACAATGTAGGCGCCTTATCTAATTATTTTGCACGAATATTATCAAGTAAACTTTATTCTAGCGTTAGAGAAGGTAGCAAAAGAATTTTGGAGTCTATTCCGAGTGTACGTAAACTCGCTAAACGCACCGAAGAGCACGTCAAAGGAATGTTAGTCCCGGGTACTTTGTTTGAAGAATTAGGTTTTAATTATATTGGGCCGATTGATGGGCATGACTTACCTTTATTACTCAATACTTTAAGTAATTTACGTCAATTATCTGGTCCTCAACTGGTTCATATCATTACGACCAAAGGCAAAGGTTATGCTGCTGCAGAACAAAACCCTATTGCTTATCACGCCGTCAATCCTACGTTTTTAACGCCTACATTACCCACTAACGCATATAAACCCAAACCTATAACCTACGCCAATATTTTCGGACGTTGGATTTGTGATATGGCCGCCATCGATGATCGCTTGATCGCGATTACGCCCGCAATGCGTGAAGGCTCTGATCTGATTGAATTTTCAGAACGTTATCCGGATCGCTACTTTGATGTCGGCATCGCCGAACAACATGCGGTCACTTTTGCAGCAGGCCTAGCCTGCGCAGGTCAAAAACCTGTTGTTGCCATTTATTCTACCTTTTTGCAACGTGCTTATGATCAACTGATACATGATGTTGCACTACAAAATCTACCGGTATTGTTTGCTTTAGATAGAGCCGGAATTGTCGGTGGAGACGGCGCTACTCACCATGGCTGCTTTGATCTATCCTATCTACGTTGTATTCCCAATCTAACGATCATGACACCGAGTAATGAAAATGAATTAAGGCAAATGCTCTATACTGGGTTTCAGCTAACAACACCTTGTGCGGTACGCTATCCGCGCGGTGCAGGGATAGGGACTTTAGTTAAACAAGACATGTCGTGTATCCCTATTGGTAAAGCTGAAATCTGCCACAAAGGACTATCGATAGCCTTGCTGGCCTTTGGTTCTATGTTGCGCCCCGCTCTCACTGTCGGCGAATCATTGGGTGCCACTGTCGTCAATATGCGCTTTGTCAAACCTTTAGACGAAAAATTGTTGCGTAATCTAGCAAAAACACATGGTTTATTGGTCAGCTTAGAAGAAAATGTTAAGGTAGGGGGTGCCGGGTCAGCAGTGAGTGAGTTTTTACATCAACAAGGTATTCCTTGTGATGTATTAATCTTAGGGCTACCTGATCGATTTATTGAGCACGGTGACCCTAATACATTACTTGCACAAGTAGATTTAGATGCCGCCACTATCTTGTCCGCTATTGAACAACGACTAGCACTATCACTTACTTTTTAG